One genomic segment of Burkholderia multivorans ATCC BAA-247 includes these proteins:
- a CDS encoding efflux RND transporter periplasmic adaptor subunit, whose amino-acid sequence MLSLSFRRTSPLSAACVLLLALSGCHDGQGGAPSAPLPEVGVATVVPRTVRIADEFNGRVEAVDAVELRPRVSGYLQRIRYKEGDLVAQGAVLFEIDPRPYRIALDRAIAQQQRARAAEHLARVQLQRVQTLIDAHATSQEELDNARTAAEQARADLQAADAAVADAKLNLGFTEVRAPISGRVGRALATAGNLARADDTLLTTVVSQDPVYVYFDCDEQSYLRYNAQRADPAHRAIGADPVRVGLANEMGFPHAGTVDFLDNRLDPQTGTIRARVRLPNADHTFTPGLYARVQLVSGRERSALLVDDKAVLTDQDRKYVYVIGPGDKALRRDVTIGRDLDGQRIVEKGLNAGDRVVVDGVQRIYYPGAQVKPKPQPARADAEPGGGAQAVADAGGPAAQ is encoded by the coding sequence ATGCTCTCCCTCTCTTTCCGCAGGACCTCGCCGTTGAGCGCGGCCTGTGTCCTGCTGCTGGCGCTGTCCGGCTGTCACGACGGCCAGGGCGGCGCCCCGAGCGCGCCGTTGCCCGAGGTCGGGGTTGCGACCGTCGTGCCGCGTACCGTGAGGATCGCGGATGAATTCAACGGCCGCGTCGAAGCCGTCGATGCGGTCGAATTGCGGCCGCGCGTGAGCGGCTATCTGCAACGGATCCGATACAAGGAAGGCGATCTCGTCGCGCAGGGCGCGGTGCTGTTCGAGATCGATCCGCGTCCTTACCGGATCGCGCTCGATCGCGCGATCGCGCAGCAGCAGCGCGCGCGTGCCGCCGAGCACCTCGCGCGCGTGCAGCTGCAGCGTGTGCAGACGCTGATCGACGCGCATGCGACGTCGCAGGAAGAACTCGACAATGCGCGTACGGCGGCCGAGCAGGCGCGCGCCGATTTGCAGGCGGCCGATGCGGCCGTCGCCGACGCGAAGCTGAACCTCGGCTTCACCGAAGTGCGCGCACCGATCTCGGGCCGCGTCGGCCGTGCGCTCGCGACGGCCGGCAATCTCGCGCGTGCGGACGACACGCTGCTCACGACCGTCGTATCGCAGGATCCCGTCTACGTGTACTTCGACTGCGACGAACAGAGCTATCTGCGCTACAACGCACAGCGCGCGGATCCGGCGCATCGTGCGATCGGCGCCGATCCCGTGCGTGTCGGCCTCGCGAACGAAATGGGCTTCCCGCACGCGGGCACGGTCGACTTCCTCGACAACCGGCTCGACCCGCAAACCGGCACGATCCGCGCTCGCGTGCGGCTGCCGAATGCAGACCACACCTTCACGCCGGGGCTGTACGCACGCGTGCAGCTCGTCAGCGGGCGCGAGCGGAGCGCACTGCTCGTCGACGACAAGGCCGTGCTGACCGATCAGGACCGCAAGTACGTCTACGTGATCGGCCCCGGCGACAAGGCGCTGCGCCGCGACGTGACGATCGGCCGCGATCTCGATGGCCAGCGGATCGTCGAGAAGGGGCTGAACGCCGGCGATCGCGTGGTCGTCGACGGCGTGCAGCGCATCTACTATCCGGGCGCGCAGGTCAAGCCGAAGCCGCAACCGGCGCGCGCCGATGCGGAACCGGGCGGCGGCGCGCAGGCCGTCGCCGATGCCGGCGGGCCGGCCGCGCAATAA
- the soxR gene encoding redox-sensitive transcriptional activator SoxR, producing MGIQEVPQWPLMSIREVAARSGVPASTLRFYEARGLIKSHRNGSSHRHYSRAVLRLIAFIVFAQKIGYTLDEIAEQLVSLPEDTAPTNKDWQRLSRGWKQRVASRIEELQRLYINLDECIGCGCLSLKRCKLTNPEDRAGRNGPGARRWLGDPPPADPE from the coding sequence ATGGGTATCCAGGAAGTCCCGCAATGGCCGCTGATGTCGATCCGCGAAGTCGCCGCGCGCAGCGGCGTGCCGGCTTCGACGCTGCGCTTCTATGAAGCGCGCGGACTCATCAAGTCGCACCGGAACGGGTCGAGCCACCGTCACTATTCGCGCGCCGTGCTGCGGCTGATCGCATTCATCGTGTTCGCGCAGAAGATCGGCTATACGCTCGACGAAATCGCCGAGCAGCTCGTGAGCCTGCCGGAAGATACCGCGCCGACGAACAAGGACTGGCAGCGGCTGTCGCGCGGCTGGAAGCAGCGCGTCGCAAGCCGCATCGAAGAATTGCAGCGGCTTTACATCAATCTCGACGAATGCATCGGCTGCGGCTGCCTGTCGCTGAAGCGCTGCAAGCTGACCAATCCCGAGGACCGCGCGGGCCGCAACGGGCCCGGCGCGCGGCGCTGGCTCGGCGATCCGCCGCCGGCCGATCCGGAATGA
- a CDS encoding SDR family NAD(P)-dependent oxidoreductase, with translation MTGIEPQRTALVTGGSSGIGFAIARRLIDDGYRVAIVARDAQRLAASVAQLGDAALGHAADLSVRRDAEAAVAAIVARWPRIDVLVNNAGLTRRVSADTPPDDAEAAWDAVIEANLKSAFVTTLAVLPHLAAHDARIVNVGSIAARAGSLLPGGLAYAAAKAGVEGFTVALARELGPRGVTVNTVAPGYIADTRFFGDGGVASDIAATIREQTPVGRAGHPADIADAVAWLASPRAAFVTGATIAVNGGWRVG, from the coding sequence ATGACAGGTATTGAACCGCAGCGCACGGCGCTGGTGACGGGCGGGTCGAGCGGGATCGGTTTCGCGATCGCGAGGCGCTTGATCGACGACGGTTATCGCGTCGCGATCGTGGCGCGCGACGCGCAGCGGCTGGCAGCGTCGGTCGCGCAACTCGGCGACGCGGCACTCGGGCACGCGGCGGACCTCAGCGTGCGGCGCGACGCGGAAGCGGCCGTCGCCGCAATCGTCGCGCGCTGGCCGCGCATCGACGTGCTGGTCAACAACGCGGGCCTGACGCGGCGAGTCAGCGCCGATACGCCGCCCGACGATGCCGAGGCGGCATGGGATGCGGTAATCGAAGCGAACCTGAAGAGCGCGTTCGTCACGACGCTGGCCGTGCTGCCGCATCTGGCCGCGCACGACGCGCGCATCGTCAACGTCGGCTCGATCGCTGCGCGCGCGGGCAGCCTGCTGCCGGGCGGCCTCGCGTACGCGGCGGCGAAGGCGGGCGTCGAAGGGTTCACCGTCGCGCTCGCGCGCGAACTGGGGCCGCGCGGCGTCACGGTCAATACGGTCGCGCCGGGCTATATCGCGGATACGCGCTTTTTCGGCGACGGCGGCGTCGCGTCGGACATCGCAGCGACCATCCGTGAGCAGACGCCGGTCGGCCGCGCCGGGCATCCTGCCGATATCGCGGATGCGGTCGCCTGGCTCGCGAGCCCGCGCGCGGCGTTCGTCACGGGCGCGACGATCGCGGTGAACGGCGGCTGGCGGGTGGGGTGA
- a CDS encoding LysR family transcriptional regulator has product MIDLRQFRQFIAVAETLSFRRAAERLHMAQPPLSAAIRKLEDELGVMLLARDNRGTALTPAGDAFLLEARRALEQAERAMIAARRAGAGLGGTLRLRFVDSTVNALLPPILRAFQERHPHVDFQLEEDTTAEQVLALRQDRTDAGLVVLPVPDAGDIQIEPLLRDRMVAALPDGHRLARRRRIALAELADEPWVLFAAHHGPGMHARIVSACAQAGFTPRVVQQPRQMQTTAGLVAGGIGVALMPRLFVPVQPPGITFCELKGAGCPLPYELALAYRTSSPLVDALRDTARHAVRELGLIAAT; this is encoded by the coding sequence ATGATCGATCTGCGCCAGTTCCGGCAATTCATCGCCGTCGCCGAGACGCTCAGCTTCCGGCGCGCCGCCGAGCGCCTGCACATGGCACAGCCGCCGCTCAGCGCAGCGATCCGCAAACTCGAGGACGAACTCGGCGTCATGCTCCTCGCCCGCGACAATCGCGGCACGGCGCTCACGCCGGCCGGCGACGCGTTCCTGCTCGAAGCGCGGCGCGCGCTGGAGCAGGCCGAGCGCGCGATGATCGCAGCCCGCCGTGCCGGTGCGGGCCTCGGCGGCACGCTGCGGTTGCGGTTCGTCGACAGCACCGTCAATGCACTGCTGCCCCCGATTCTGCGCGCGTTCCAGGAGCGGCATCCGCACGTCGATTTCCAGCTCGAGGAAGACACGACCGCCGAGCAGGTGCTGGCGCTGCGTCAGGACCGCACCGATGCCGGGCTTGTCGTGTTGCCCGTGCCGGATGCCGGCGACATTCAGATCGAGCCGCTCTTGCGCGACCGCATGGTCGCCGCGCTGCCAGATGGACACCGGCTGGCGCGCCGCCGGCGCATCGCGCTCGCGGAACTGGCGGATGAACCGTGGGTGCTGTTTGCCGCGCATCACGGCCCAGGCATGCATGCGCGGATCGTCAGCGCGTGCGCGCAGGCCGGCTTCACGCCGCGCGTCGTGCAGCAGCCGCGTCAGATGCAGACGACGGCCGGGCTCGTCGCCGGCGGTATCGGTGTTGCGCTGATGCCGCGCCTGTTCGTGCCGGTGCAGCCGCCCGGCATTACGTTTTGCGAATTGAAGGGCGCCGGCTGCCCGCTCCCGTACGAACTGGCGCTCGCCTATCGCACGTCGTCGCCGCTCGTCGATGCCTTGCGCGACACGGCGCGGCACGCGGTGCGCGAGCTGGGGCTTATCGCGGCGACGTGA
- a CDS encoding TetR/AcrR family transcriptional regulator: MVEVTERASSKRRTRGRPSAGQTVGPDVILRSARRTFAKRGYDATSVREVARELGVDAALIAHHFGSKETLWLAVVEQIVELAEPMFDALRALRTSSLPHRERVRRAIELCVDHEFDEPDMGMFFSTAATEEGARLDRLQERLVRPYHDAMVPLLDEAMQAGAIRRTDPNVLFFMVASAIGMTVSYSHMMLEYTALPTRQAEFKRTVLEVALNLLGD, translated from the coding sequence GTGGTTGAAGTTACTGAGCGCGCGTCATCGAAGCGGCGCACGCGCGGGCGGCCGTCGGCGGGCCAGACCGTCGGGCCGGATGTGATCTTGCGCAGTGCGCGCCGCACGTTCGCGAAGCGCGGCTACGACGCGACGAGCGTGCGCGAAGTCGCACGCGAACTTGGCGTCGACGCGGCGCTGATCGCCCATCATTTCGGCTCGAAGGAAACGCTTTGGCTGGCCGTCGTCGAACAGATCGTCGAACTGGCCGAACCGATGTTCGATGCGCTGCGCGCACTGCGCACGTCGTCGCTGCCGCATCGCGAGCGCGTGCGGCGTGCGATCGAGCTATGCGTCGATCACGAGTTCGACGAGCCCGACATGGGCATGTTTTTTTCAACGGCGGCGACCGAAGAGGGCGCGCGGCTCGACCGGCTGCAGGAGCGGCTGGTGCGCCCGTATCACGACGCGATGGTGCCGTTGCTCGACGAGGCGATGCAGGCCGGCGCGATCCGCCGGACCGATCCGAACGTGCTGTTCTTCATGGTCGCAAGCGCGATCGGCATGACCGTTTCGTACAGCCACATGATGCTCGAGTACACGGCGCTGCCGACGCGTCAGGCCGAGTTCAAACGGACCGTGCTCGAAGTCGCGCTGAATCTGCTCGGCGATTGA
- a CDS encoding NAD(P)/FAD-dependent oxidoreductase, protein MTTPTRIVIVGGGIAGLQLATRLGERLGKSGRAQVTVVDRSPTHVWKPMLHTIAAGTRDVQQQQVIFVAHACEHGYTYQPGELQGLDRRRRRVRLGEIRSQDGALVLEARELEYDVLILALGSQANDFGVPGVREHCYFIDSQRQAEAFNEALRMRVFRSVARDEALRVAIVGAGATGVELAAELSRLLEVAQAYGDATVRERLQLTLLESGPRILAAFPPKISASAQQQLERIGFRVLTSTRVTSAAPNGFHYGDDSFAEADLMVWAAGVKAPEFMQALGGLDTNRANQIVVGPTLQATADEHIFAIGDCASLLPDGQERPLPPTAQVATQQAEHLAKHLPAWLDGKPMPAFAFHDFGALVSLSDYDAFGTLGQFGFFRGGFIRGRFAQLSHLMLYRRHQQALHGFRKATMLWIAERINGCVQPRIRLS, encoded by the coding sequence ATGACAACCCCTACTCGCATCGTGATCGTCGGCGGCGGGATCGCCGGATTGCAGCTCGCCACGCGTCTGGGCGAGCGGCTCGGCAAGTCCGGCCGCGCGCAGGTCACCGTCGTCGACCGCAGCCCGACCCACGTGTGGAAGCCGATGCTGCACACGATCGCGGCCGGCACGCGCGACGTGCAGCAACAGCAGGTGATCTTCGTCGCGCATGCGTGCGAGCACGGTTACACGTATCAGCCCGGCGAGCTTCAAGGGCTCGACCGCAGGCGTCGGCGCGTGCGGCTCGGCGAGATCCGTTCGCAGGACGGCGCACTGGTGCTCGAGGCGCGCGAACTCGAATACGACGTGCTGATCCTCGCGCTCGGCAGCCAGGCCAACGACTTCGGCGTACCGGGCGTGCGCGAGCACTGTTACTTCATCGACAGCCAGCGTCAGGCCGAAGCCTTCAACGAAGCATTGCGGATGCGGGTGTTTCGCAGCGTGGCGCGCGACGAAGCGCTGCGCGTCGCGATCGTCGGCGCGGGCGCAACCGGCGTCGAGCTCGCGGCGGAACTGAGCCGGCTGCTCGAAGTCGCGCAGGCGTACGGCGATGCAACGGTGCGCGAGCGGCTGCAGCTCACGCTGCTCGAAAGCGGCCCGCGCATCCTCGCCGCGTTTCCGCCGAAGATTTCCGCGTCGGCGCAGCAACAGCTCGAACGGATCGGCTTCCGGGTGCTGACGTCCACACGCGTGACGTCGGCCGCGCCGAACGGCTTCCACTACGGCGACGATTCGTTTGCCGAAGCGGATCTGATGGTGTGGGCGGCCGGCGTGAAAGCGCCCGAGTTCATGCAGGCGCTCGGCGGCCTCGACACGAATCGCGCGAACCAGATCGTCGTCGGCCCGACGCTGCAGGCAACGGCGGACGAGCACATCTTCGCGATCGGCGATTGCGCGAGCCTGCTGCCCGACGGCCAGGAGCGGCCGCTGCCGCCAACCGCGCAGGTCGCGACGCAGCAGGCCGAACATCTGGCGAAGCACCTGCCGGCATGGCTCGACGGCAAGCCGATGCCGGCTTTCGCGTTCCACGACTTCGGTGCGCTCGTATCGCTGAGCGACTACGACGCATTCGGCACGCTCGGGCAGTTCGGCTTCTTTCGCGGCGGCTTCATTCGCGGCCGGTTCGCGCAGCTCAGTCATCTGATGCTGTACCGGCGACACCAGCAGGCGCTGCACGGGTTCCGCAAGGCCACGATGCTGTGGATCGCCGAACGCATCAACGGCTGCGTGCAGCCGCGCATCCGCCTGTCCTGA
- a CDS encoding DUF3331 domain-containing protein — MDNSATSWIRTVAEIGSFDMPPASWQAPRRRTVTRDRLPPWDPASRPTISVLERPTPDTAMISWRDACTGHYGYQKWRLFTTRRRGVCALSGQPIEIGDSVYAPQLLGSTPGNAAAMVLATCLDAARTAEAA, encoded by the coding sequence ATGGACAACAGTGCAACATCCTGGATCAGAACCGTCGCCGAGATCGGCAGCTTCGACATGCCGCCCGCGTCCTGGCAGGCGCCGCGGCGCCGCACGGTGACGCGCGACCGGCTGCCGCCCTGGGATCCGGCGAGCCGGCCGACGATCAGCGTACTCGAGCGGCCGACGCCGGACACCGCGATGATTTCGTGGCGAGATGCGTGTACCGGGCATTACGGGTATCAGAAGTGGCGGTTGTTTACGACGCGGCGACGGGGCGTCTGTGCGCTGTCGGGGCAGCCGATCGAGATCGGCGATAGCGTTTATGCACCGCAACTGCTTGGATCGACGCCCGGGAATGCGGCTGCAATGGTGCTGGCGACGTGCCTCGATGCGGCTCGCACCGCCGAAGCGGCGTAA
- the icmH gene encoding type IVB secretion system protein IcmH/DotU, whose product MSLITADPQSQGGSLALPSVATRLKRAEQSVNPLLEAARVLLSALADTPDVLDADSVARRRRWLEHELRLFARLGAELGLPPEHIGSASYCLCSALDESAMQTRWGKGEATGVAWEVDGLAAAMGHDRQGGDRVFELIDEALCSPRENLDLIELYQNILDLGFRGRYRFERDGQQRLKRVRERVHDVVVTGGVGANFAREPLRQWRRTVDPWVRPLAMRRSSRVGAVVAITAALLLGAAGYAAVDRWVVSREAQRLSPFDALARNLERRLRDEVAAGNVELIRDPAHHVLTLRFAGMFVPGAVTVAPWGASVVASAGREIASIAEGAVVRVVGYADSAPAGSARQISNQAISEARAEDVARILVAAGVPAHGLRVEGRGDADALADNGTESGRARNRRVEVIVAE is encoded by the coding sequence ATGAGTCTGATCACAGCCGATCCGCAAAGCCAGGGCGGGAGCCTGGCGTTGCCGTCCGTCGCGACGAGGCTCAAGCGGGCGGAGCAGTCGGTCAACCCGCTGCTCGAAGCGGCGCGCGTCCTGTTGAGCGCGTTGGCGGATACGCCCGATGTGCTCGATGCCGATTCGGTAGCCCGGCGGCGACGGTGGCTCGAGCATGAACTCCGGCTATTTGCGCGGCTCGGCGCTGAACTCGGGCTCCCGCCGGAGCATATCGGGAGCGCGAGCTATTGCCTGTGTTCGGCGCTCGACGAGTCTGCGATGCAGACGCGTTGGGGCAAAGGAGAGGCAACCGGCGTCGCATGGGAAGTCGATGGGCTCGCCGCGGCGATGGGTCACGATCGTCAAGGCGGCGACCGCGTTTTCGAGCTGATCGACGAGGCGTTATGCAGCCCGCGCGAGAACCTTGATCTGATCGAGCTGTACCAGAACATCCTCGATCTCGGCTTTCGCGGGCGTTATCGATTCGAGCGCGACGGACAGCAACGCTTGAAGCGCGTTCGCGAGCGCGTGCACGACGTGGTCGTGACGGGCGGGGTGGGCGCGAATTTCGCAAGGGAGCCGCTTCGACAATGGCGGCGGACGGTCGACCCTTGGGTGCGTCCATTGGCGATGCGGCGATCGTCGCGCGTCGGGGCTGTCGTCGCCATAACCGCGGCGTTGCTGCTCGGAGCCGCCGGATATGCCGCTGTGGACCGTTGGGTCGTCTCGAGAGAGGCGCAACGCCTGTCGCCGTTCGATGCGCTGGCTCGCAATCTGGAACGGCGGCTCCGTGACGAAGTCGCAGCAGGGAATGTCGAACTGATCCGGGATCCCGCACACCATGTGTTGACGCTCCGCTTTGCCGGCATGTTCGTACCGGGCGCGGTAACGGTGGCCCCTTGGGGTGCTTCCGTCGTGGCGTCGGCTGGGCGGGAAATTGCCTCGATCGCTGAAGGTGCGGTCGTCCGGGTAGTGGGATACGCGGACAGCGCGCCGGCCGGGTCCGCGCGTCAGATCTCCAATCAGGCAATTTCCGAAGCACGTGCTGAAGATGTCGCCCGCATTCTTGTCGCGGCCGGCGTACCGGCGCATGGCCTCCGCGTGGAAGGGCGCGGGGATGCAGACGCGTTGGCGGACAACGGTACCGAGTCGGGAAGGGCGAGGAATCGTCGCGTCGAAGTCATCGTCGCGGAATAA